One genomic segment of Esox lucius isolate fEsoLuc1 chromosome 15, fEsoLuc1.pri, whole genome shotgun sequence includes these proteins:
- the gphb5 gene encoding glycoprotein hormone beta-5 isoform X2 produces the protein MTRRTGTQWWWAVLLSCTLLRSWLHPDTMSQASAVNLRHFIGCAVREFTFLAKKPGCGGLHITTDACWGRCETWEPVLDPPYIESYQRVCTYNETRLVTVRLPNCSAHMDPMYTYPVALRCDCAVCQTTTTECITSV, from the exons GTGGTGGGCAGTGCTACTGTCCTGTACACTACTGCGGTCATGGCTTCACCCAGACACAATGAGCCAGGCTTCAGCCGTAAACCTGCGCCATTTCATTGGCTGTGCCGTTCGGGAGTTCACCTTCCTGGCCAAGAAGCCAGGCTGTGGGGGGCTGCACATCACCACTGACGCCTGTTGGGGGCGCTGTGAGACCTGGGAG CCTGTCCTGGACCCACCCTATATAGAGTCCTACCAGCGTGTGTGTACCTACAACGAGACCCGGCTGGTGACCGTGCGGCTGCCGAACTGCTCCGCCCACATGGACCCCATGTACACCTACCCGGTAGCCCTGAGGTGTGACTGTGCAGTGTGCCAGACCACCACCACGGAGTGTATCACCTCCGTCTGA
- the gphb5 gene encoding glycoprotein hormone beta-5 isoform X1: protein MTRRTGTQWWWAVLLSCTLLRSWLHPDTMSQASAVNLRHFIGCAVREFTFLAKKPGCGGLHITTDACWGRCETWEKPVLDPPYIESYQRVCTYNETRLVTVRLPNCSAHMDPMYTYPVALRCDCAVCQTTTTECITSV from the exons GTGGTGGGCAGTGCTACTGTCCTGTACACTACTGCGGTCATGGCTTCACCCAGACACAATGAGCCAGGCTTCAGCCGTAAACCTGCGCCATTTCATTGGCTGTGCCGTTCGGGAGTTCACCTTCCTGGCCAAGAAGCCAGGCTGTGGGGGGCTGCACATCACCACTGACGCCTGTTGGGGGCGCTGTGAGACCTGGGAG AAGCCTGTCCTGGACCCACCCTATATAGAGTCCTACCAGCGTGTGTGTACCTACAACGAGACCCGGCTGGTGACCGTGCGGCTGCCGAACTGCTCCGCCCACATGGACCCCATGTACACCTACCCGGTAGCCCTGAGGTGTGACTGTGCAGTGTGCCAGACCACCACCACGGAGTGTATCACCTCCGTCTGA